A window from Herpetosiphonaceae bacterium encodes these proteins:
- a CDS encoding Uma2 family endonuclease has product MICGPIYFADGRQDTVTNPSILIEVLSPSTENYDRGKKFEQYRTIETLQEYIVVAQDRVHIEHYVRQDDHRWLLADFFVVDQVVQVGAINCTLPVASVYEYITFESEDA; this is encoded by the coding sequence GTGATCTGCGGGCCGATTTACTTTGCCGATGGGCGGCAAGATACCGTCACGAACCCCTCGATTCTCATCGAGGTCTTATCGCCAAGCACAGAAAACTATGATCGGGGGAAAAAGTTTGAACAGTATCGAACGATCGAAACATTACAGGAGTATATTGTCGTAGCACAAGATCGCGTACACATCGAGCACTATGTTCGTCAAGATGATCACCGATGGCTCTTGGCTGATTTTTTTGTCGTCGATCAGGTTGTGCAAGTTGGTGCGATTAACTGCACGCTGCCTGTAGCGTCCGTGTACGAGTACATCACCTTCGAGAGCGAAGATGCCTGA
- a CDS encoding nucleotidyltransferase domain-containing protein: MSNRAPFPTPLHQQAAEAIVEFFRPCSGVDAVLLVNSCARGVATADSDLDIAVLVAPALSTSDRHSLEQQWQQFFAAEQVFHHLRAAGPFTGVHLDLFDGQFVPESWDDGGGPDGFELGIGNEVAYSQPLWEGTTAFRDLKTTWLPYYGETLRQQRLAMVRSACHYDLDHVPFFVRRGLYFQAFDRLYKALQEFLQALFIAHRTYPIAYNKWIREQVETRLGLPEVYAQLPGILEISCLESTELLDKAHKLRALVDQWTLK, from the coding sequence ATGTCCAACCGCGCCCCTTTTCCAACACCGCTGCATCAACAGGCGGCGGAAGCGATTGTGGAGTTCTTCCGTCCCTGCTCCGGTGTTGACGCGGTGCTGCTGGTCAACTCGTGCGCGCGCGGCGTCGCCACAGCAGACAGCGATCTCGATATTGCCGTGCTGGTAGCGCCAGCGCTGTCCACGTCCGATCGGCACAGCCTGGAGCAGCAGTGGCAACAGTTCTTTGCTGCGGAGCAAGTTTTTCACCACTTACGGGCTGCCGGCCCATTCACCGGTGTGCATCTGGATCTGTTCGACGGGCAGTTTGTGCCCGAATCCTGGGATGACGGCGGCGGTCCAGATGGGTTTGAGCTGGGGATCGGCAACGAGGTGGCGTACAGCCAGCCGCTCTGGGAAGGAACGACCGCATTTCGCGATCTGAAGACAACCTGGCTGCCCTACTATGGGGAGACACTGCGCCAGCAGCGGCTTGCAATGGTCCGCAGTGCGTGCCACTACGATCTGGATCATGTGCCCTTTTTTGTCAGGCGGGGCTTGTATTTCCAGGCCTTTGATCGGCTGTACAAAGCCTTGCAAGAATTTCTGCAAGCCCTCTTTATCGCGCATCGCACCTATCCCATCGCCTACAACAAATGGATTCGTGAGCAGGTCGAGACGCGGCTAGGACTCCCAGAGGTGTATGCCCAGCTCCCAGGGATATTGGAAATAAGCTGCCTCGAAAGCACTGAGCTTCTTGACAAGGCCCACAAGCTACGGGCGCTGGTGGACCAGTGGACGCTGAAGTAG
- the recN gene encoding DNA repair protein RecN, which translates to MLLELNIRDFAIIDRLNLQFATGFNVLTGETGAGKSIIIDALGTLRGDKPDPTFVRAGSTVARVEGIFSLDDCAEVLPILEEYGLLDESDEQVILVREINAATGRSVARINGRAVNTAALREIGGRLVDIHGQHEGVSLFNTKTHLEIIDRFANLLALRAEVATLVDRLRHVRQQLEELRRSELRRQDRIEELQYQIEEIEAANLRVGEEEDLTRERLLLQNAAKVTALVNTAYSVLAEGEDAPGGAQAVLDLLGTVVGAIDDLARLDTTMNGALEQSNELLFRLEDLAATLRDYRDNLDFDPGRMAEIEERFLLLRTLQRKYSGTIEELIASVETARAELDRLMHSAEHMADLEAQEAALLKELGALASELSNKRRAAGHDLSRRIEQSMQDLAMPHVKFAVQIEHSPDAHGVAFTPESGADSTHSARVGFDKTGIDRIEFLISPNPGEPLKPLARIASGGESARLLLAMKSILSLVDVVPALVFDEVDVGVGGRAGSVVGEKLWAMTNNHQVLCITHLPQVAAFGDAHYTIRKQVESGRTRSIVTPLDWDARIDEVAEMLDGVPISEASRLSAKTMLERALAFKQQSRPASDLHDMAVVGDTQ; encoded by the coding sequence ATGCTTCTTGAACTCAACATTCGCGATTTCGCGATCATCGACCGCCTCAACCTGCAATTCGCCACTGGCTTCAACGTGCTCACCGGCGAAACCGGCGCTGGCAAGTCGATCATTATCGACGCGCTGGGCACGTTGCGCGGCGACAAGCCCGACCCGACGTTTGTTCGCGCCGGGAGTACCGTGGCGCGCGTCGAGGGGATCTTCTCGCTCGACGACTGTGCTGAGGTGCTGCCGATCCTCGAAGAGTACGGCCTGCTGGACGAGAGCGACGAGCAGGTGATCCTCGTGCGCGAGATCAACGCCGCGACGGGCCGCAGCGTGGCCCGCATCAACGGGCGGGCGGTCAATACCGCCGCGCTGCGCGAGATCGGCGGGCGGCTGGTCGATATTCACGGCCAGCACGAGGGCGTCTCGCTCTTCAACACCAAGACGCACCTCGAAATCATAGACCGCTTCGCCAACCTGCTGGCGCTGCGCGCCGAGGTCGCTACGCTGGTCGATCGGCTGCGCCACGTGCGCCAGCAGCTTGAGGAGCTGCGCCGCTCCGAACTGCGCCGTCAGGATCGGATCGAAGAATTACAGTACCAGATCGAAGAGATCGAGGCGGCCAACCTGCGCGTCGGCGAAGAAGAAGACCTGACGCGCGAGCGGCTGCTGCTGCAAAACGCAGCGAAGGTCACGGCGCTGGTCAATACGGCGTACAGCGTGCTGGCGGAGGGCGAGGACGCGCCCGGCGGAGCGCAGGCGGTGCTCGATCTGCTCGGCACCGTCGTCGGCGCGATCGACGATCTGGCGCGGCTCGACACGACCATGAACGGGGCGCTGGAACAGTCCAACGAGCTGCTCTTCCGCCTCGAAGACCTGGCCGCGACGCTGCGCGACTACCGCGATAATCTTGATTTCGATCCGGGGCGCATGGCCGAGATCGAAGAGCGCTTCCTGCTGCTGCGCACGCTGCAACGTAAGTACAGCGGCACGATCGAGGAGCTGATCGCCTCGGTTGAGACGGCGCGGGCAGAGCTGGATCGGCTGATGCACTCGGCGGAGCACATGGCCGATCTCGAAGCGCAGGAGGCGGCGCTGCTCAAAGAGCTGGGCGCGCTCGCCAGCGAGCTATCGAACAAGCGGCGCGCGGCAGGCCACGATCTCAGCCGCCGGATCGAACAGTCGATGCAAGACCTGGCGATGCCGCACGTCAAGTTTGCTGTGCAGATCGAGCACAGCCCCGACGCGCACGGCGTAGCCTTCACGCCTGAGAGCGGCGCGGATAGCACACACAGCGCGCGGGTCGGCTTCGACAAGACCGGCATCGACCGCATCGAGTTTTTGATCTCGCCCAATCCCGGCGAGCCGCTGAAGCCGCTGGCGCGGATCGCCTCCGGCGGCGAGAGCGCGCGGCTGCTGCTGGCGATGAAATCGATCCTGTCGCTGGTAGACGTTGTGCCCGCGCTGGTCTTCGACGAGGTGGATGTTGGCGTCGGCGGGCGGGCCGGATCGGTCGTCGGCGAGAAGCTGTGGGCGATGACCAACAACCATCAGGTATTGTGTATCACGCACCTGCCGCAGGTCGCGGCCTTCGGCGACGCGCACTACACGATCCGCAAGCAGGTCGAGAGCGGTCGCACCCGCTCAATCGTGACGCCGCTCGACTGGGATGCGCGGATCGACGAGGTGGCCGAGATGCTCGACGGCGTGCCGATCAGCGAGGCCAGCCGCCTGAGCGCCAAAACGATGCTTGAGCGGGCGCTGGCCTTCAAGCAGCAGAGCCGCCCGGCGTCCGATCTGCACGACATGGCGGTCGTCGGCGACACGCAGTAG
- a CDS encoding tetratricopeptide repeat protein — MQRQTFLTRWADRIIEAGWLLALVFTPYFFNLLTARHFEPDKAMVLRAIVLVMLAAWGVKTIEQISMVNERPTWRAWWRAPLAIPALLFGGVFVLATLASVQPGISWWGSYQRGQGTYTNLSYMALFALIVGNLRSREQLQRVLTTVILTGVSVSAYGIVQHYGLDPLPWKGNVITRISSTMGNSIFVAAYLIMVVPWVLYRLTLAMARYRSAPQGERATDWTWLGFMSLLILGQQALFLGILKFMSGVRPVNGDFRYWWVPPVAIALVGGTFALVNAAHTIQPSKKLMGTLLAGFGLWTLLLLLTYTASANSQTVDTDNPLLRDWWLWVVLGVVAIIGFLIASFFLPRRTEPHTRTFVLGQIIGNGAALLLIVMAIFFSQSRGPWIGGMVGIGLFVLLLLLRLIWTGQREGWSSLGRLRAALWATIALGVLAAGLLITFNLSDAPIFERLRNVQYIGRLGRLLETDDGTGRVRTLIWFGDERGGGAVGLLQSNWLRTLTFGHGPETMFTAFNPFYPPELARYEARGASPDRSHQAWLDELATKGMLGLLSYFFLFGSAIWLAWKQMRSATELRFQVLAIAALATIAAHFFEVLVGIPIVSTLTMLWTTFGVLVVGGLLAGLYTIDGRPVSAEAAAAEPSEAAAPEAPERAKARGRAASQPRGRRAAASGRPVTTTVAARGVGFRWTYPLLLIGALMLGWFWNLRNNYADMFLNQAQSFTPRGLQDEAFGYLKLLRAVENDPGEDYYYLQLGSSLLKMAYPYKLSAQQTFDGSTAPRSNQRMQDLFASSADENQRVVELLQKNSTEQLLRYAELVLERAFEINPGNKDHPANLGRLHSLWARRVNGGQEHFQQAIEWFTVAHRIAPNDAVILNELATNLALAGDTDQAESRFKESIALDPRYAETYARLGELYRANGRTAEATQQFVEAVKRNRTILETDTRQLGPLLDTLERDPQSIAALRAAFEEQKQRYDQQIQQAQAEGRTIAPDTRFLSQLGRVRAAAGDAEGTREIFDQMVQSDPQNVTYRQQYTVALSDTQQFDAALEQAEQGLALAQQQQLSREAEDLQRLLDMMRTKAGG; from the coding sequence TTGCAACGCCAAACGTTTCTAACGCGCTGGGCAGACCGCATCATCGAGGCGGGCTGGCTCCTGGCGCTGGTCTTTACACCCTATTTCTTTAATCTCCTGACCGCGCGCCACTTCGAGCCCGATAAAGCGATGGTCTTACGGGCGATCGTGCTGGTGATGCTGGCGGCCTGGGGCGTCAAAACCATCGAGCAGATCTCGATGGTCAACGAGCGGCCCACCTGGCGGGCCTGGTGGCGTGCGCCGCTGGCGATTCCGGCGCTGCTCTTCGGCGGCGTCTTCGTGCTGGCGACGCTGGCCTCGGTCCAGCCGGGCATCTCGTGGTGGGGCTCGTACCAGCGCGGCCAGGGCACCTACACCAACCTATCGTACATGGCGCTCTTCGCGCTGATCGTCGGCAACCTGCGCAGCCGCGAGCAGCTTCAGCGCGTGCTGACCACCGTGATCCTGACGGGCGTCTCGGTTTCGGCGTACGGCATCGTGCAGCACTATGGCCTCGATCCGCTGCCGTGGAAGGGCAACGTGATCACGCGCATCTCGTCGACGATGGGCAACTCGATCTTCGTCGCGGCCTATCTGATCATGGTCGTGCCCTGGGTGCTGTACCGCCTGACGCTGGCGATGGCGCGCTATCGCAGCGCGCCGCAGGGCGAGCGCGCGACCGATTGGACCTGGCTCGGCTTTATGAGCCTGCTGATCCTGGGCCAGCAGGCGCTCTTTCTCGGCATCCTCAAGTTCATGAGCGGCGTGCGTCCGGTCAACGGCGATTTCCGCTACTGGTGGGTGCCACCCGTCGCGATTGCGCTGGTTGGCGGCACCTTCGCGCTGGTCAACGCCGCGCACACGATCCAGCCCAGCAAAAAGCTGATGGGCACGCTGCTGGCAGGCTTTGGGCTGTGGACGCTGCTGCTGCTGCTGACGTATACCGCCTCGGCCAACAGCCAGACGGTCGATACGGACAATCCGCTGCTGCGCGACTGGTGGCTGTGGGTCGTGCTCGGCGTGGTCGCGATCATCGGCTTTCTGATCGCCAGCTTCTTCTTGCCGCGTCGCACCGAGCCGCACACGCGCACCTTTGTGCTCGGACAGATCATCGGCAACGGGGCGGCGCTGCTGCTGATCGTCATGGCGATCTTCTTCTCGCAGAGTCGCGGCCCGTGGATCGGCGGGATGGTCGGGATCGGGCTGTTCGTGCTGCTGCTGCTGCTGCGGCTGATCTGGACCGGACAGCGCGAGGGCTGGTCGTCGCTGGGGCGGCTGCGCGCGGCGCTCTGGGCGACGATCGCGCTGGGCGTGCTCGCGGCGGGCCTGCTGATCACCTTCAACCTGTCGGACGCGCCGATCTTCGAGCGGCTGCGCAACGTGCAGTACATCGGGCGGCTGGGGCGGCTGCTCGAAACCGACGACGGCACCGGGCGGGTGCGCACGCTGATCTGGTTCGGCGACGAGCGCGGCGGCGGCGCGGTGGGCCTGCTTCAGTCCAACTGGCTGCGCACGCTGACCTTCGGCCACGGCCCGGAGACGATGTTCACCGCGTTCAATCCGTTCTATCCGCCGGAGCTGGCGCGCTACGAGGCGCGCGGCGCGTCGCCCGACCGCTCGCATCAGGCGTGGCTCGACGAGCTGGCGACCAAAGGCATGCTTGGTCTGCTGAGCTACTTCTTCCTCTTCGGCAGCGCGATCTGGCTGGCCTGGAAGCAGATGCGCAGCGCGACCGAGCTGCGCTTTCAGGTGCTGGCGATTGCGGCGTTGGCGACGATCGCCGCTCACTTCTTCGAGGTGCTCGTCGGCATCCCGATCGTTTCGACGCTGACGATGCTCTGGACAACCTTCGGCGTGCTCGTGGTCGGCGGCCTGCTGGCGGGCCTGTACACGATCGACGGACGGCCCGTGAGCGCCGAGGCTGCCGCTGCCGAGCCGAGCGAAGCCGCCGCGCCCGAAGCGCCGGAGCGCGCGAAAGCCAGGGGGCGTGCCGCCAGCCAGCCGCGTGGCCGCCGCGCCGCAGCGAGCGGTCGTCCGGTGACGACCACCGTCGCCGCGCGGGGCGTGGGCTTCCGCTGGACCTATCCGCTGCTGCTGATCGGCGCGCTGATGCTGGGCTGGTTCTGGAACCTGCGCAACAACTACGCCGATATGTTCTTGAATCAGGCCCAGTCGTTCACGCCGCGCGGCCTGCAAGACGAGGCGTTCGGCTACCTGAAGCTGCTGCGCGCCGTCGAGAACGATCCGGGCGAGGACTACTACTACCTGCAACTGGGCAGCTCGCTGCTGAAGATGGCCTATCCCTACAAGCTATCGGCGCAGCAGACATTCGACGGCAGCACCGCGCCTCGCTCGAATCAGCGCATGCAAGATCTCTTCGCATCCTCCGCCGACGAAAACCAGCGCGTGGTCGAGCTGCTCCAGAAGAACAGCACCGAGCAACTGCTGCGCTACGCCGAGCTGGTGCTGGAGCGCGCCTTTGAGATTAATCCCGGCAACAAAGATCATCCGGCCAACCTGGGGCGGCTGCACTCGCTCTGGGCGCGGCGCGTCAACGGCGGGCAGGAGCACTTCCAGCAGGCGATCGAGTGGTTCACCGTTGCCCACCGCATCGCGCCCAACGACGCGGTGATCCTCAACGAGCTGGCGACCAACCTGGCGCTCGCGGGCGATACCGACCAGGCCGAGTCGCGCTTCAAAGAGTCGATCGCGCTCGATCCGCGCTACGCCGAGACGTACGCGCGCCTGGGCGAGCTGTACCGAGCCAACGGACGCACCGCCGAGGCCACACAGCAGTTCGTCGAGGCCGTCAAGCGCAACCGCACGATCCTTGAAACCGACACCCGCCAGCTCGGCCCGCTCCTCGATACGCTTGAGCGCGATCCCCAGTCGATCGCGGCGCTGCGGGCGGCGTTCGAGGAGCAGAAGCAGCGCTACGATCAGCAGATCCAGCAGGCGCAGGCGGAGGGCCGCACCATCGCGCCCGACACGCGCTTTCTCTCGCAGCTAGGGCGGGTGCGCGCAGCCGCAGGCGATGCCGAGGGCACGCGCGAGATCTTCGACCAGATGGTGCAGAGCGATCCGCAGAACGTGACCTACCGGCAGCAGTACACGGTCGCGCTCAGCGATACGCAGCAGTTCGACGCGGCGCTGGAGCAGGCCGAGCAAGGGCTGGCGCTGGCGCAGCAGCAGCAGCTCAGCCGCGAGGCGGAAGATCTGCAACGGCTGCTCGATATGATGCGGACGAAAGCAGGAGGGTAA
- a CDS encoding MraY family glycosyltransferase, with the protein MQQFLLIFIVALVFSVVGTPLARRWALANGVVDAPNARKVHQEPVPLLGGAAIYLAFVVTLLILGGRQEIRQLIGILVGATFVSVVGVVDDVRGLRPAFKLLAQIAAACVLPLSGLSVKLFPIEVLNVLLTVLWTVGVTNALNLLDNMDGLSGGIAAIGAAHFVLLAAINGQFLVGALGAALLGACIGFLRYNFNPASIFMGDTGALFIGFILAALGIKLRFLGNTYVVTWMVPVVVLLLPIFDTSLVFISRLRRGKNPLTTPGKDHISHRLVALGFTRREAVLICWLAASSVGMLSVFLTQAHFAEAYTVGLALLAGFCYGIWWFERHVPTGK; encoded by the coding sequence GTGCAGCAATTTCTCCTGATCTTCATCGTCGCGCTGGTCTTTTCGGTCGTCGGCACGCCGCTGGCGCGGCGCTGGGCGCTGGCAAACGGCGTGGTCGACGCGCCGAATGCGCGCAAAGTTCACCAGGAGCCCGTGCCGCTGCTGGGCGGCGCGGCGATCTATCTGGCGTTTGTGGTGACGCTGCTGATCCTGGGCGGACGGCAGGAGATTCGCCAGCTTATCGGCATTCTGGTCGGCGCGACGTTCGTGTCGGTGGTTGGAGTGGTAGACGATGTGCGCGGCCTGCGGCCCGCGTTCAAGCTGCTGGCGCAGATCGCCGCCGCGTGCGTGCTGCCGCTGAGCGGGCTGAGCGTCAAGCTCTTCCCGATCGAGGTGCTTAACGTGCTGCTGACGGTGCTCTGGACCGTCGGCGTGACCAACGCGCTTAATCTGCTCGACAACATGGACGGGCTATCCGGCGGGATCGCGGCGATCGGCGCGGCGCATTTCGTGCTGCTGGCGGCGATCAACGGTCAGTTTCTCGTGGGCGCGCTCGGCGCGGCGCTGCTCGGCGCGTGCATCGGCTTTCTGCGCTACAACTTCAACCCCGCCTCGATCTTCATGGGCGACACCGGCGCGCTGTTCATCGGCTTTATCCTGGCGGCGCTCGGCATCAAGCTGCGCTTCCTGGGCAACACCTACGTCGTCACGTGGATGGTGCCGGTTGTAGTGCTGCTGCTGCCGATCTTCGACACCTCGCTGGTCTTTATCTCGCGGCTGCGGCGCGGCAAGAATCCGCTGACCACGCCGGGCAAAGACCACATCTCGCACCGGCTGGTCGCGCTGGGCTTTACCCGCCGCGAGGCCGTGCTGATCTGCTGGCTGGCCGCCAGCAGCGTGGGCATGCTCTCCGTCTTTCTGACGCAGGCGCACTTCGCCGAAGCGTACACCGTGGGCCTGGCGCTGCTCGCGGGCTTCTGCTACGGCATCTGGTGGTTCGAGCGGCACGTCCCGACCGGCAAGTAG
- a CDS encoding N-acetylmuramoyl-L-alanine amidase, which produces MLKPNVILRGIVAAALMLLLPAGVFTSAQGLPLSGVTVAIDPGHGGDDWGVDPAGSGLREKDVALEISRRLRRLLEADGATVVVTRDSDRFVSLPARVRYANALLFRPDNGAQHGRLLSVHINSNRKQPNLRRVEVLVDPEAAPPYTFAENMAQKLLAATGGSVGYRDAGYPDGVHPSDVAPVRWTYPRGLNLLTESAFLSNPTQAAQLKDPAFLDAIARAHRDTLREELGR; this is translated from the coding sequence GTGCTTAAACCAAACGTTATTCTTCGCGGCATCGTCGCGGCGGCGCTGATGCTGCTGCTTCCGGCTGGCGTCTTCACCAGCGCACAGGGGTTGCCGCTCTCAGGCGTGACGGTGGCGATCGATCCCGGCCACGGCGGCGATGACTGGGGCGTCGATCCGGCGGGCAGCGGGCTGCGCGAGAAAGACGTAGCCCTAGAGATCAGCCGCCGCCTGCGCAGGCTGCTCGAAGCCGACGGCGCGACGGTTGTCGTCACCCGCGACAGCGACCGCTTCGTCTCGCTGCCCGCGCGCGTCCGTTACGCCAACGCGCTGCTCTTCCGCCCCGACAACGGCGCGCAGCACGGACGCCTTCTATCGGTGCATATCAACAGCAACCGCAAGCAGCCCAACCTGCGCCGCGTTGAGGTGCTGGTCGATCCTGAGGCCGCGCCGCCCTACACCTTCGCCGAGAACATGGCGCAAAAGCTGCTGGCCGCGACCGGCGGCAGCGTCGGCTATCGCGACGCGGGCTATCCCGACGGCGTTCACCCTTCGGATGTCGCGCCCGTGCGCTGGACCTATCCGCGCGGCCTGAATCTGCTGACCGAATCGGCGTTTTTGTCGAACCCGACACAGGCCGCGCAGCTCAAAGATCCGGCGTTTCTGGATGCCATCGCGCGCGCCCACCGCGATACGCTGCGCGAGGAGCTGGGACGGTAG
- a CDS encoding dihydrolipoamide acetyltransferase family protein, which produces MAEVTMPKMGFDMTEGTIVRWLKQVGDEVKKGEPIAEIETDKVTIEIESFSSGTLTKIVAEEGAVVPVGQPIAILGEDGEAAQPAASDGGAAATTSGDTRQAETAERVEQKAGTQPGAAPEQFTGEGGEGATAAAQQTEAASGTDTSTIDQRAEPAGARANGGHVPASPVAKRLARESNVDIAQIAGSGPGGRIVRRDVEDFVRTGGRKAVAQPAAQPEQPAAPAQPAQPQPQPTAAAQPAPQPQAEQRPGTRREPLSRLRQTIARRMVQSKAPVPHFYVTTEIDMGAAMALRKQLNESGDVKITVNDLIVKAAALAVQKFPALNASYAEDSLDYHDYVNVSIAVATDNGLLAPAVTDVDKKSLGTISAEAKELIERTRNGKATPDELQRGTFSVSNLGMYPVESFTAIINPPQAMILAVGSVSEQPVVRNGQIVIGQIMKVTISIDHRVSDGAAGAQYLAELKRLLEAPMLILL; this is translated from the coding sequence ATGGCCGAAGTTACAATGCCCAAGATGGGCTTCGATATGACCGAGGGGACCATCGTCCGCTGGCTCAAGCAGGTAGGCGACGAGGTCAAAAAGGGCGAGCCGATCGCCGAGATCGAAACCGACAAGGTCACGATCGAGATCGAGTCGTTTAGCTCCGGCACGCTGACAAAGATCGTGGCGGAGGAGGGCGCGGTGGTGCCCGTGGGCCAGCCGATCGCAATCCTGGGCGAGGACGGCGAGGCGGCACAGCCAGCGGCCAGTGACGGCGGCGCTGCTGCCACAACGTCCGGCGATACGCGGCAGGCCGAGACGGCGGAGCGTGTCGAGCAGAAGGCGGGGACGCAGCCCGGCGCAGCGCCGGAGCAGTTTACCGGCGAGGGCGGCGAGGGCGCGACGGCAGCCGCGCAGCAGACCGAGGCGGCCAGCGGCACGGACACGTCCACGATCGACCAGCGCGCGGAGCCTGCGGGCGCGCGAGCGAACGGTGGTCACGTCCCGGCCTCGCCGGTGGCGAAGCGTCTGGCTCGCGAGAGCAACGTGGACATCGCGCAGATCGCGGGCTCCGGTCCCGGCGGGCGCATCGTGCGCCGCGATGTCGAAGACTTCGTACGTACCGGCGGTCGCAAGGCGGTGGCACAGCCAGCGGCGCAGCCGGAGCAGCCAGCGGCACCAGCGCAGCCCGCACAGCCACAGCCGCAGCCTACGGCAGCCGCGCAGCCAGCGCCACAGCCACAGGCCGAGCAGCGGCCCGGCACGCGCCGCGAGCCGCTATCGCGGCTGCGCCAGACGATCGCGCGACGCATGGTGCAGAGCAAGGCTCCGGTGCCGCACTTCTACGTGACCACCGAGATCGACATGGGCGCGGCGATGGCGCTGCGCAAGCAGCTCAACGAGAGCGGCGATGTCAAGATCACCGTCAACGACCTGATCGTCAAGGCTGCCGCGCTTGCGGTCCAGAAGTTCCCGGCGCTTAACGCCTCCTACGCCGAAGACTCGCTGGACTATCACGACTACGTCAACGTGTCGATCGCCGTCGCGACCGACAATGGCCTGCTGGCACCGGCAGTGACCGACGTGGATAAGAAGTCGTTGGGCACGATCAGCGCCGAGGCCAAGGAGTTGATCGAGCGGACGCGCAACGGCAAGGCCACGCCCGACGAGCTCCAGCGCGGCACGTTCTCGGTGTCGAACCTGGGCATGTATCCCGTGGAGAGCTTCACGGCGATCATCAACCCGCCCCAGGCGATGATCCTGGCGGTCGGATCAGTCAGCGAGCAGCCCGTAGTGCGCAACGGCCAGATCGTGATCGGCCAGATCATGAAGGTGACGATCTCGATCGACCACCGCGTCTCGGATGGCGCGGCTGGCGCGCAATATCTGGCGGAGCTGAAGCGCCTGCTCGAAGCGCCGATGCTGATTCTGCTGTAG
- a CDS encoding alpha-ketoacid dehydrogenase subunit beta has protein sequence MAVMTVREALRDALREQLKDDRVFIIGEDIGYYGSTYGVTAGFLEEYGPDKIRDAPIAEAGIVGIGVGAAMLGMRPICEIMSVNFSLLAFDQIINHAAKLHYMFGGQIQCPMVLRTTNGWRNLSATHSQSFDSMFAYVPGLKVVAPATPADMKALFTAAMEDPDPVIFIEHTLMYGAKGEVPDDYEARIGESRVHRPGKDVTIVTYSRPVHLCTEVAEKLAQEEGIECEIIDLRTIRPMDMSKALESFRKTGRAVVVSEEWESHGVQAEIAARLYEHGFDHLDAPIARVGFKEVPFPYATNLENQVVVTPERITEAIRSVLM, from the coding sequence ATGGCTGTTATGACCGTCCGCGAGGCGCTGCGAGATGCGCTTCGTGAACAACTCAAAGACGATCGTGTCTTTATCATCGGCGAGGACATAGGCTACTACGGCAGCACCTACGGCGTGACGGCGGGCTTTTTGGAGGAGTACGGCCCCGACAAGATCCGCGACGCGCCGATCGCGGAGGCGGGAATCGTCGGCATTGGCGTCGGCGCGGCCATGCTGGGCATGCGTCCGATCTGCGAGATTATGTCGGTCAACTTCTCGCTGCTGGCCTTCGATCAGATCATCAATCATGCCGCCAAGCTGCACTATATGTTCGGCGGCCAGATCCAGTGCCCGATGGTCCTGCGTACCACCAACGGCTGGCGCAACCTCTCGGCGACGCACTCCCAGTCGTTCGATAGCATGTTTGCGTACGTGCCCGGCCTGAAGGTCGTCGCGCCCGCCACGCCCGCCGATATGAAGGCGCTCTTCACGGCGGCGATGGAAGATCCCGATCCGGTCATCTTTATCGAGCATACGTTGATGTACGGCGCGAAGGGCGAGGTTCCCGACGACTACGAGGCCAGGATCGGCGAGTCGCGGGTGCATCGTCCCGGCAAGGACGTGACGATCGTCACCTACTCGCGTCCGGTCCACCTCTGCACTGAGGTGGCCGAGAAGCTGGCGCAGGAAGAGGGCATCGAGTGCGAGATCATCGACCTGCGCACGATTCGTCCGATGGATATGAGCAAGGCGCTCGAAAGCTTCCGCAAGACCGGGCGGGCGGTCGTCGTCAGCGAGGAGTGGGAGTCGCACGGCGTGCAGGCGGAGATCGCCGCGCGGCTGTACGAGCACGGCTTCGACCACCTCGACGCCCCGATCGCGCGGGTTGGGTTCAAGGAGGTGCCGTTCCCGTACGCGACCAACCTGGAGAATCAGGTGGTGGTAACGCCCGAACGCATCACCGAAGCGATCCGCAGCGTGCTCATGTAG